The Candidatus Neomarinimicrobiota bacterium genome includes a window with the following:
- a CDS encoding M28 family peptidase — protein MRKLIFLTAIGFFLTGALVCAETPVPEFNEQQAWDYLLAQTDLGPRAPGTDGHYLARDFFVSTLNKFTDRVREQQFIHTFPYEESRYDFTNIIAEFGPASGKRILLGAHWDTRPWADMERDPSKRNQAILGANDGASGVAVLLEFARIFRDHPPPVPVTIVLFDAEDMGKSGYLGEYAVGSRYFAENLENPDEYRYGIVLDMIGDANLHLPMERYSRKFAPDLTRRIWDTADSLGYTAFRNRIGVSIQDDHLMLIRHAGIPSVDIIDFNYPDESHRFWHTLQDTPDKCSPRSLKVVGETVLHVIYNEQPE, from the coding sequence ATGCGTAAACTCATATTTCTGACAGCAATCGGATTTTTTCTGACTGGAGCGCTGGTATGTGCTGAGACTCCGGTACCGGAGTTCAATGAGCAACAGGCATGGGACTATCTGCTGGCTCAGACCGATCTCGGGCCGCGGGCACCGGGGACCGACGGACATTATCTCGCCAGAGATTTTTTTGTATCGACCCTCAATAAATTTACTGATCGGGTGCGGGAGCAGCAATTTATCCACACGTTTCCCTACGAAGAGTCCCGCTATGATTTTACCAATATTATCGCCGAATTCGGTCCGGCATCCGGAAAACGAATTTTACTGGGCGCCCACTGGGATACCCGACCGTGGGCGGATATGGAACGGGATCCGTCGAAGCGGAACCAGGCGATCCTTGGCGCTAACGATGGCGCCAGCGGCGTGGCGGTTCTCCTGGAATTTGCACGGATTTTCAGGGACCATCCGCCGCCGGTGCCGGTGACCATTGTGCTGTTCGACGCGGAGGATATGGGCAAATCCGGCTATCTCGGGGAATACGCCGTCGGCTCCCGCTACTTTGCGGAAAACCTGGAGAATCCCGATGAATACCGGTATGGCATCGTTTTGGATATGATAGGCGACGCGAATCTCCATCTTCCGATGGAACGATACTCACGCAAATTTGCGCCGGATCTCACCCGCCGGATCTGGGATACCGCTGATTCGCTGGGATATACGGCCTTCCGGAATCGCATCGGAGTCTCAATCCAGGACGACCATCTGATGCTCATCCGGCACGCCGGGATTCCGTCGGTAGACATTATCGACTTTAACTATCCCGACGAATCGCATAGATTCTGGCACACTTTACAGGATACGCCGGATAAATGCAGTCCGCGGAGCCTGAAGGTGGTAGGCGAAACAGTGCTGCATGTGATATACAATGAACAGCCAGAGTAG
- the sprA gene encoding cell surface protein SprA, translating to MPAPPIKQPSLFEAPKRGLSLADRDSTLPPPVPFPLPLISGYRRVESTDSTGHQLIISQQYHGQDVTIPIRMSLDNYYELKREQNRRLLLREALTESLQPAGRAGGGSIELIGADIGGQRVSLRVSGNVNIEARALREDKNLTTTSIQAEPNTNILFNQRQNFNIEGNIGDRINVLVDYNSERDFQFENDVMINYTGSEDDIIQRIDAGNINLSLPGTQLVTFSPNSKGLFGIRTDMKLGPIDVVTVASIEQGKKQKVKYEGGESSQEVEIYDYNYIQDKYFFLGQEYRDRFYPLDNANLHSVLPTNLQIDEIDVYKSLVGTSLEDGNLITAKAWPEPDDKTYRSDEAQEAEFQLLTEGADYTVDRDLGYLRLSSNIQDTEILAVAFTTMNGDTVGQLDVNPNDSSAIALKMIRPQNPNFGDHGWNLMMKNVYSLGTVNLTEDGFEFQIVDTYTDRNDNLNEDGVDWLQVFGLDRFDQEGNPVPDDKIDITNIVDLQNGEIFFPYLEPFRAAKAAKAAGLDTMPGEYNPRLDTTLSQSEMYESRNSTTMSQQSSFKMVASYSNQSSNINLPGFNIIENSEEVRLNGNKLNKGTDYTIDYFMGQITLLEEDALKPGQDLEIMYETNEIFQLDKKVVIGGRAEYKFGDNSFLAATGMYYSKSSIDDKVRVGQEPFRNFVWDVNGRYRQDFGFVTKAVDFLPLVRTDAPSNFEVEGEYAQVIPNPNTQNSSLDNDGVAYIDDFEGSKKTTTMTVYRRNWTTASRPEGYNDSDRGFLFWYNPRGGIPTRNIWPEKETSVRTQNNTTDILNIVLDPRAAVGDRQPMPSDSVWAGLMRSLPSSYRDQTESKFIEIWARGDDGTINIDLGKVSEDVNGDGELNTEDIKRGGIRNGILDEDEDVGIDGLTDSSEVGVYAGDTLNIFSDPALFEKYGLLEGDPAGDNYNYSDQGEKRYDYRFINGTQENGEEQDGRLPDTEDINRNNILDREDRFFSYSIPLDTVNNPYYVSQTVFPNTDEFDSRVRGKPTGWKLYRVPLTDFVESRTHPGASMEEIEFTRMWFSDFEYEDGNQDTISIARMEIVGNEWIESQVRDVFADTTRGDSSFSVTVINNEENPEYSSPNGVRGAEDRVNNITSKEQSLVMKMANFDQWYQGVAVRDFKQNQELSLLDYKKIEMFIHGDNFVNSGDHHLQFFYRLGRSSRDNEHYYEYRTTLQPGWQSMELDLDFLTQLKTADSLTYENGAAFPPGEGRAFGQIFFEKNTIIFRDTSVANPYELVVYGEPSLGKINNMKMGARNFTGEDLRNLRNGRTTGSWPAYHGEIWLNELRVTGVRREGGTAMRMRASIDFADLMSVSFSTNRVDADFHKVDTQWGDNMNTESYDVNVNFNAHKFLPESWGVRIPLRGRYNESLQVPKYLPGSDLLTRRLSRTLTDAAVQDTMRKIESYSLQRSYGGRISRSGRSENWIPKFTINAVQLSYDFSESYSRGVTYRYVRQQTNTTQGSYNVQFPKGSGLELFKWMKPLPLYGDALSGKKFFYLPTKFDASASLREQWSDKATRVSGSNPPSSYNQTLQRSFGTGYSPFDNLSFTFSKTINSNASNYRGDRRWEMVKFLKPGQITGVNESYNSTFNPTLASWLRPSFRYQSSYQYNKRLSQDVDVAGVGYSQRASVNFSLDLQKIKESFSGGGSSRPGGRPGGRSGAGRPGSRPSPGEDDSEEGAEEEEESRSLGEMADVLLNKLQPINFTFNKGRTGRHNNLVDAPGIPYRLGFVVDPDVMVDSAFAGQSGNRNITVNQDLSLRSGINITRNISATLSFSQGQSKTFTPSQVTSNRQNDFVLLQFGKEEYQLGDDEITGLPFPGWSLRWSGLEDLAIFQGFAKSVSMDHSFTGRYETNYRNGEQRGASYTQNLQPLVGLRMTLEHDISMQTSFGLTKKVASDLTSELPSIDISNRQSFSFSTSYQRNQGMRLPLPYLRDLTLDNRINFSLTFDYSRSVSEKSIGGQEFQILGKDYSWQVQPKIDYSFTDKVSGGIYYKYGNRYNNRTNAKGKPTKFTDFGLTVNIQIRG from the coding sequence ATGCCCGCCCCCCCTATTAAACAGCCCTCGCTGTTCGAAGCACCGAAACGCGGATTGAGTCTGGCGGACCGGGACTCTACCCTGCCACCGCCGGTTCCCTTTCCCTTGCCCCTTATTTCTGGGTACCGGCGTGTGGAGTCGACTGATTCGACCGGGCACCAGCTTATCATCTCGCAGCAGTACCATGGTCAGGACGTCACAATCCCTATCCGAATGTCGCTGGATAACTACTACGAATTGAAGCGGGAACAGAATCGGCGGCTGTTACTGCGTGAGGCGCTCACCGAAAGTCTGCAGCCGGCCGGCAGAGCCGGTGGCGGAAGCATTGAGCTGATCGGCGCGGACATCGGTGGCCAGCGGGTATCCCTGCGGGTAAGCGGAAATGTCAATATCGAGGCGCGGGCGCTCCGGGAAGATAAAAATTTGACTACCACGAGCATCCAGGCAGAGCCCAATACCAACATTTTGTTCAACCAGCGCCAGAACTTCAACATCGAAGGGAACATCGGTGACCGGATTAATGTTTTGGTTGACTATAATTCTGAGCGGGATTTTCAGTTCGAAAATGACGTGATGATCAATTACACCGGGAGCGAGGATGACATAATCCAGCGAATCGATGCCGGAAATATCAATTTATCACTGCCAGGGACTCAGCTGGTCACCTTCAGTCCCAACAGTAAAGGTCTCTTTGGAATCAGAACGGATATGAAGCTCGGCCCAATCGATGTGGTAACAGTTGCCAGTATCGAACAAGGCAAAAAGCAAAAGGTGAAGTACGAGGGCGGCGAATCAAGCCAGGAAGTTGAAATTTACGATTACAATTATATTCAGGATAAATACTTTTTCCTGGGTCAGGAATACAGGGATCGGTTTTATCCATTGGATAATGCCAATCTGCATTCCGTCCTTCCCACGAATTTGCAAATAGATGAAATTGACGTCTATAAGAGTTTGGTGGGAACATCTCTGGAGGACGGAAATCTCATTACTGCCAAGGCATGGCCCGAGCCGGATGATAAGACCTATCGGTCTGACGAGGCTCAGGAGGCCGAATTCCAGCTCCTTACCGAGGGGGCCGATTACACAGTAGACCGGGATCTGGGATATCTCCGCCTGAGTTCCAATATTCAGGATACCGAAATACTGGCTGTGGCATTTACGACCATGAATGGGGATACTGTCGGGCAGCTTGATGTCAATCCCAACGATAGTTCGGCAATTGCGCTAAAAATGATCCGGCCGCAGAACCCCAATTTCGGGGACCACGGGTGGAACCTGATGATGAAAAACGTCTACTCTCTGGGGACGGTTAATCTGACCGAAGATGGCTTTGAGTTCCAGATTGTAGACACCTACACCGATCGGAACGATAACCTGAACGAAGACGGGGTTGACTGGCTCCAGGTCTTCGGACTGGATCGCTTCGATCAGGAAGGCAACCCGGTGCCGGATGATAAAATTGACATTACAAATATCGTTGACCTGCAGAACGGAGAAATCTTTTTCCCGTACCTGGAGCCGTTCCGTGCCGCTAAGGCAGCAAAAGCAGCCGGGCTGGATACCATGCCGGGTGAATATAATCCGAGGCTGGATACCACGCTCTCCCAGTCCGAGATGTATGAATCCCGGAACAGTACAACCATGAGCCAGCAGTCCAGCTTTAAGATGGTAGCGAGCTATTCCAACCAGAGCTCCAATATCAATCTCCCGGGATTCAACATTATCGAAAACAGCGAGGAAGTCCGCCTGAACGGGAACAAATTGAATAAGGGCACGGACTATACCATCGATTATTTTATGGGTCAGATTACGTTGCTGGAGGAGGACGCGCTGAAACCTGGGCAAGATCTGGAAATAATGTACGAGACCAACGAGATTTTTCAGCTGGATAAAAAGGTGGTGATCGGGGGCCGGGCGGAATATAAATTCGGCGACAACTCCTTTCTCGCCGCAACGGGTATGTACTACAGCAAATCGTCCATTGATGATAAGGTCCGGGTTGGTCAGGAACCGTTCCGGAATTTTGTCTGGGATGTCAACGGTCGCTATCGCCAGGATTTTGGTTTCGTAACCAAGGCTGTGGATTTCCTCCCCCTGGTCCGGACAGACGCCCCGTCCAATTTCGAGGTGGAGGGGGAATATGCCCAGGTGATCCCGAACCCGAATACCCAGAACTCCAGTCTTGACAACGATGGCGTTGCGTATATTGACGATTTCGAGGGGAGTAAAAAGACCACGACTATGACGGTTTATCGCCGAAACTGGACGACGGCCTCCCGACCGGAAGGGTATAATGACTCTGACCGGGGCTTCCTGTTTTGGTATAACCCCAGAGGCGGAATACCAACCCGAAATATCTGGCCGGAAAAAGAAACCAGCGTCCGGACCCAGAATAACACGACCGATATCCTGAATATCGTGCTGGATCCCCGGGCAGCAGTCGGTGACCGCCAACCGATGCCCAGCGATTCGGTATGGGCCGGCCTCATGCGCTCCCTGCCCTCTTCTTATCGGGATCAGACCGAAAGTAAATTTATTGAAATCTGGGCGCGGGGAGACGACGGCACCATCAATATCGACCTGGGAAAAGTGTCCGAAGATGTAAATGGCGACGGAGAATTGAATACTGAGGACATAAAGCGCGGCGGAATCCGGAACGGAATACTGGATGAAGATGAGGATGTTGGAATTGACGGGCTGACGGATTCCTCTGAAGTTGGAGTGTATGCGGGAGACACTTTAAATATTTTCAGCGATCCGGCGCTATTTGAAAAATACGGATTACTGGAGGGTGACCCTGCCGGCGACAATTATAATTACAGCGACCAGGGGGAGAAACGATACGACTACCGGTTTATCAACGGCACCCAGGAAAACGGTGAGGAGCAGGACGGCCGACTTCCGGATACGGAGGACATCAACCGGAACAATATCCTGGACCGGGAAGACCGGTTCTTCTCTTATTCCATCCCGCTGGATACGGTAAATAATCCGTATTACGTTTCACAGACGGTTTTCCCGAATACGGATGAGTTTGACTCCCGCGTCCGGGGCAAACCGACCGGTTGGAAACTGTACCGGGTACCATTGACAGACTTTGTGGAAAGCCGCACACACCCCGGCGCATCCATGGAAGAAATTGAATTTACCCGGATGTGGTTCTCGGATTTCGAATATGAGGATGGAAATCAGGATACCATCAGCATCGCTCGTATGGAAATCGTTGGGAACGAATGGATCGAAAGCCAGGTCCGGGATGTTTTTGCCGATACCACCCGGGGTGACAGCAGCTTTTCCGTGACCGTTATTAACAATGAGGAAAACCCCGAATACAGTTCCCCCAACGGTGTCCGAGGCGCCGAGGATCGGGTAAATAATATCACCTCCAAAGAACAGTCGCTGGTGATGAAGATGGCGAACTTCGACCAGTGGTACCAGGGCGTTGCTGTCAGGGACTTTAAGCAAAACCAGGAATTATCGCTGCTGGATTACAAAAAAATTGAGATGTTTATCCACGGGGATAACTTTGTGAATTCAGGGGATCATCATTTGCAATTTTTCTACCGCCTTGGCCGATCGTCCCGGGACAATGAGCATTACTATGAATACCGGACAACGTTGCAGCCCGGCTGGCAGTCCATGGAACTGGATCTGGACTTTTTGACCCAGTTGAAGACGGCGGATAGCCTGACGTATGAAAACGGCGCAGCCTTTCCTCCGGGTGAGGGCCGGGCTTTCGGACAAATCTTCTTTGAAAAGAACACGATCATATTCCGGGATACTTCCGTTGCAAATCCGTATGAGTTGGTAGTCTATGGCGAGCCATCGCTGGGAAAAATTAACAATATGAAAATGGGTGCCCGGAATTTCACCGGTGAAGATTTACGAAATCTGCGTAACGGCAGAACCACGGGGTCCTGGCCTGCATATCATGGAGAAATTTGGCTCAACGAACTCCGGGTAACCGGCGTCCGCCGGGAAGGCGGAACGGCGATGCGGATGCGGGCCTCCATAGATTTTGCCGATCTGATGTCCGTCTCCTTTAGCACAAACCGCGTTGACGCGGATTTCCACAAGGTTGATACCCAGTGGGGCGATAACATGAACACGGAGTCGTACGACGTTAATGTGAATTTTAATGCTCATAAATTTCTTCCGGAGTCCTGGGGGGTGCGTATCCCTCTTCGGGGCCGTTATAATGAATCGTTGCAGGTACCCAAATATCTGCCGGGGAGTGATCTTTTAACCAGGCGCCTGAGTCGGACGCTTACTGATGCGGCGGTGCAGGATACCATGCGGAAAATAGAATCCTATTCCCTGCAGCGATCGTATGGTGGGCGCATCTCCCGGAGTGGCCGCTCAGAAAATTGGATCCCCAAATTTACCATAAATGCGGTGCAGCTGAGTTACGACTTTAGCGAATCCTACTCACGAGGTGTTACCTACCGGTATGTTAGACAGCAGACCAACACAACGCAGGGGAGTTATAACGTGCAATTCCCCAAGGGAAGCGGACTGGAGCTCTTTAAGTGGATGAAACCGCTCCCCCTTTATGGCGACGCTCTCAGCGGGAAAAAATTCTTTTACCTTCCGACAAAATTTGATGCCTCGGCCTCACTCCGGGAGCAGTGGTCCGACAAGGCAACCCGGGTGTCCGGCTCCAATCCGCCCTCCTCGTACAACCAAACACTGCAGCGGAGTTTCGGAACAGGATACAGCCCGTTTGACAACTTATCGTTTACATTTTCAAAGACGATCAACTCCAACGCATCCAATTATCGTGGTGACCGTCGCTGGGAAATGGTCAAATTCCTGAAGCCCGGGCAAATCACCGGTGTAAACGAAAGTTATAACTCCACGTTTAATCCGACGCTGGCCAGTTGGCTGCGACCGTCGTTTCGGTATCAGTCGTCCTACCAGTACAATAAACGCCTGAGCCAGGATGTGGATGTGGCGGGAGTTGGATACTCTCAGCGGGCGTCCGTGAACTTTTCCCTGGATCTGCAAAAGATTAAAGAATCGTTCTCCGGCGGGGGCTCCTCACGGCCCGGCGGACGCCCCGGAGGCAGATCCGGAGCCGGTCGGCCCGGTTCGCGGCCAAGTCCCGGCGAAGACGACAGCGAGGAGGGGGCGGAGGAAGAGGAGGAATCTCGTTCTCTGGGTGAAATGGCCGATGTCCTGTTAAACAAGCTGCAGCCCATAAATTTCACGTTTAACAAAGGCAGAACCGGCCGGCATAACAATTTGGTGGACGCCCCAGGGATACCGTATCGGCTGGGATTTGTGGTTGATCCGGACGTCATGGTGGATTCTGCTTTTGCGGGACAGTCCGGGAACCGTAATATCACGGTCAACCAGGATCTGAGTTTGCGGTCCGGTATTAACATCACCAGGAATATCAGCGCTACCTTGAGTTTTAGCCAGGGGCAATCGAAGACGTTCACCCCGTCACAGGTCACCAGCAATCGACAAAATGATTTTGTACTGTTACAGTTCGGCAAAGAAGAATACCAGCTCGGCGACGACGAAATCACCGGCCTGCCATTCCCGGGGTGGAGTCTGCGCTGGAGCGGACTGGAAGACCTGGCAATTTTCCAGGGATTTGCGAAAAGCGTCTCCATGGATCACAGTTTCACCGGCCGGTATGAAACGAATTACCGGAATGGAGAACAGCGCGGGGCTTCCTATACCCAAAACCTCCAGCCGCTGGTGGGATTGCGGATGACGCTGGAGCATGATATTTCCATGCAAACCAGCTTTGGGCTGACCAAAAAGGTAGCGTCGGATCTTACCAGTGAACTCCCGTCCATCGATATCTCTAATCGACAGAGCTTCTCCTTTTCCACCAGCTATCAACGAAACCAGGGTATGCGGCTGCCGCTGCCCTATCTTAGAGACCTGACCCTCGATAACAGGATCAATTTTTCACTGACGTTTGACTACAGCCGGTCGGTAAGTGAAAAAAGCATCGGTGGGCAGGAATTTCAGATACTCGGCAAAGATTATAGCTGGCAGGTGCAGCCGAAAATCGACTACTCCTTTACCGATAAGGTCAGCGGCGGTATTTACTATAAGTACGGTAACCGGTATAACAACCGGACCAATGCCAAGGGCAAGCCGACCAAATTTACCGACTTTGGTTTGACGGTCAACATCCAGATTCGGGGCTAA